Below is a genomic region from Prochlorococcus marinus str. MIT 0918.
ATTTCCCCATTAATACCCGCTATGGCAAGTTGTGCTGCCTTTTCACTTCTTGCACTGATTAAGTCATTGATTGCTTCGGCTTGAGTAAGGTTAAGCCTTCCATTTAGGACTGCACGCTGGCTAAATTCCCCAGGCAGAGCTCTTCGTGTATTGGTTTGTGTAAGTAAAAGATCAAGGACTTGTTGAACAACAATGAGACCACCATGACAATGAATCTCTACTACGTCTTCACCAGTAAAGCTTCGAGGTCCTTCCATTATTAAGATTAAAACTTCGTCTATCTTTTTTTTAGTCTTTTTGTTTATTACATGTCCGTATAAAATTCGATGACTCTTCCACAATTGTTCTCCTGGGATGGTCACAATGCTTTTGACGGCTTGTTGAGATGATGGCCCCGAGACTTTGATAATTGCAATTGCTCCCTGTCCTGGGGCAACTGCAGATGCGATTGCTGCGATTGTTTCTTCTGTAGTGAATGCAGAGTTCATAAATTTACATTCTTCTTCCGTTGTCTACTATCACTAGGAGGCTAGTTTTTTCAAAACCTGTAGGCTCTAACATGATTGATGTCTTCTTTAGATTAATTAAAAAGGTTAGGAATGTTGTTCGTTGGTTTTGGGAAGAGCATGGTACTCCAGCCTATCGAGCTCGTGGGGTAGGGGTGGGCGTTTTTAGCGGATGCTTCCCACTGTTTGGATTCCAGTCTTTGATTGGGATTTTTTTGGCAAGTCTCTTTAGAGGAAATCATTTCCTTGCGATAACAGGAACTTGGATTAGTAATCCTTTTACATATATTCCTCTTTATTGGTTCAACTATAAAGTTGGAAAGTTTTTTTTAGGTGAAGTTAATAATTTAAGTAGTTTGGGAGAACTGACTCAATATAGATTGTGGACCCAAGGTTGGATTATTAGTAGTAGAATCTTATTAGGATCAACAATTGTCGGATTATTATTTGGATTATTATTTGGCTGTATTTCATATCAATTTTTTA
It encodes:
- a CDS encoding DUF2062 domain-containing protein, with the protein product MIDVFFRLIKKVRNVVRWFWEEHGTPAYRARGVGVGVFSGCFPLFGFQSLIGIFLASLFRGNHFLAITGTWISNPFTYIPLYWFNYKVGKFFLGEVNNLSSLGELTQYRLWTQGWIISSRILLGSTIVGLLFGLLFGCISYQFFKAKSRLYK